In Candidatus Bathyarchaeota archaeon, the DNA window TATTCATTAAATCGTATTCAGCGCAGACCTCATGAGCTGGAAAGAATTTTTTACAAGTGTTACTAGTGGAATCTATTGTAGTAGAGTCTATACCTATGTTTACAACTCCATGTTCGGCTAGCCAGACAGTACTATCTCTATCTAGTCCTGCATTTTCTGTTAGATATTCTGGATTTGGATAGGTTTTTTCATAATGTCCGGTGTATAAAAGTACAGTATCTCCTTTTTCAACAGTTAATTTTGATTTCTTCAAGGCATCTTCTATATTTTTAGCTGATATGATGCCTTTTGGTTCTTTATTAGAGAAATCTAAGCATATTGCTGGAGTAAAGAATTTTTCTAGTGGTATCTCATCTATTTTCCTAGCTTCAGGTTTATTAGTTACGTGCCAAATGGAATCCACGTGAGTTGGACCGTGGTCACACATTAATAAACCAAAGGTTGTGTAAGAAAGTTCTCCTTTTGTACCATGTACGCGTCCTTTAGTCGTCTCGTGTGTATGAAAAGGAAAAACCACTGTGGGTAAATGACCTGGAAAAACTGGCATGCCTGTGTATATTTCTTGTGATAGGTCGATTATTTTAACCATGTATTATAAATCAACTCTTTTCCTTCAGTTTTTAACTATGCACATTATTTATACATTTTTTGTGTACGTGCACGCCAAGATACCCATATACAAAATAAGAAAGGAAATGATATCTTGTTAGAAGGGGTAATTAATAGGAGTGTCAATCATTTTTACACATAAATGTTAAATATGCGCTGATTTCAAATTAATCCGGAGCGATAAGAGCTTATCCTCTTCTTCAGGTGAAATAAATGCCGAAAGGAATGATCCTAGAACATATTGGTATGGTAGTTAAGAACCGTGATGAATCTTTAGAGTTCTATACAAAAGTCATGGGTTTCAAGCTTCTTCGAAAGTATGAAACTGATAAGCAACGCGTAGCGTATCTGTATTTGAACGATCAATTGTTGGAGCTCAATGAGTTGTTTTCAAAGGATCGGCCACTCGGTCTTTCACATCTTGGTTTCAGGGTAGAAGATATGAATGAGGCCATGGACGAACTAAAAAAACATGGTGTCGAGCTAATCGATGGTCCTATAAAATTTCAACCTGAGATATATGCCACAGCAAAGGTAACAGAAGAGAAGCTGTTGAGGGCATTAAAACCTACTGAAAAACCATATTGGCTGATATCTATGTTTCGTGACTCCAATGGAGTGACCATAGAGTTATTGGAGCGTTAAAGTAACGAAACAACATTCGTTATATTATTTAATTCTATCAGCTTTTTTTTCTAATAGCGCGTGTATTCAAAGATAGTTATACCTATATTTCTATCTAGACTGAATCCTACAGTTATTATCCTGACATTAAATATAATCAGCCTTATACTTCACTAAATTGATAGGAATCAAGTTTATTCATTTTATCCTTCCATGAATCATTGTAAAGTAATTGTTCAATTACTGCAATATTACTCAGTAAACTATTTCCATCTTGAGGGGTAAAACAAAATCCTATTACTTCATTTCCATTTCTGATAGTGAGTGAGGGTAGCACAACAACTGTTTGATTTAAGATCCGTCCAAAGTACCCATGATCGCGTCCAAAAGAGAAAACTAAACTAGTTAATTTTTTGTATGTAACAGCGATCATAGGATTCTTCTTGATTCTATCCATCACCTCATTCTCTTTAATATCACTTAATAATTGCAGATCGAACCAGATTGCATGCATATATTGGGTATTTAATTTGATGGAACTTGAAAAGACATTCAAATCAATACCGATAGTTTTGTAGAGCAAATATACATCATGAGCATGATGTGTTCCAAATCTAGGATCTTTATGACCGTCTATTTTAAGTGCTGGAACAAATTCTCCCTCTTGGCTAATATCACTTGCTCTCCTTAAACATAAAAATTTACCCTCACTCAATTGTGAGCGATTGCCATCTATAGCTAAGGTCTTGACTATGGCTGCTATATTATGCGTATTACAGCTCACTACTTGGATAAACCTATCAGCAGGGTCCAAAGCCTCATCATTGATGCCAAGAGCATACATTTTTCCAAAGCCAAATTCTGACCCTTGCGCTACGAAACATTTGACTTTAGCAAATTTCTTATAATAATGTTCTTTATTCTCCAAACCAGATGGAGTACAGTCTATAACTACAGTAGCTCTTGAGATTGCTTCCTCAAAATCATAGTCAGGTTCTAATTCTAACTCCTTAAACTTCTTTGCCTTTTTCTTTTCCACACAAAGTTTCGCACCTCGCTTTATAAGGTCAAGTACCTTAGATCTATCAACCAATAAAGGAGTGCGCTTTGAGAAGGTTACTTCATCTATACCCAAGTCCCGTTTTAAATCTGCCAACAGACCTATAAGAGGTTCGCCTATAGTTCCAGTACCGATAACATGAACGATATTTCCATCCCTCATTTTTAATTCGCCTAAATTAATATAATCAACGATAGCTCTGATCTCATAATCTTCTTCTTTATATCAGACAAATTAATATCAAGATTTAATAACACCATTCAATATCGGAAGTGTAGCACCTCCCAAAGGAAGAACTGCCACATCCATCTTTTGATGATTTTCTTCAATTTTAGATATAGCATCTTGAATTTTTGTCTCGTATTCAAATCCCATTTTTTTAATATGGGAATCTGGCAGACCCTCCGTCACTAATACAATTTTTTTACGGAGCATCTGCTCTCTCACCCTGGCAGCAGGAGGCCCTCCTGTAGGAGTTGTCTTTCCGTTAAGAATCCAATTGTAGATCTCTTCAGACTTGGGTCTAGAACATAGAGCCTCATAGAATCCTGGACCTTCGCCATCAGAACATTCAGCCGCTAGAATGATAGTACCATTATCTTTAGTGATCATACTTGCATGAATGAGAGCTTTAGCAGATTGTATCATATCGGCTTCCAAAGGATATGCTGAGGCTATAGTCACATCAACAAGTTTTGATGTTTGTATTCCATAATGTTCTTCGAAGAATTGAACGGCCCTTTTTTGTGCTGCTTCCACTTCACCAATTGAAATAGAGACTATTTCTTTCTTTAAATTGAGAACAACATCTATCTTAACATCCAATTTTAACATCCTAGCAACTTCAAGCATATCTTCCCAAACCGGATTTCCATCAAGCATTCCTGGTTTAGAATTTGGATCTCTGGAGAAGAAGTGATTTTTCGCTATTGTCTCTCTACTGCATACACCTGGTAGAACAATCTTTGGTCCTCCGCTAAAGCCTGTAAAGTAATGAGAAACTACTGTCCCTATACCTATCTTTACATTGGCTTTAGCAACAATGCTATTTATCCAAACTGGTGTTTCTCGTGTAGTCTTCCCTAAATAAGTCATACTTTTTTCGTCATCAGGATCATGAACCTTAATATCAAATCTATTGTAAATTAATTTACCAACTTTCTTTTTGATCTCTATTTCTGATGGTTCTCTATGGGTCCCACGAGCCATAATTATCGTGATACTCTCATCGGGTATATTTAGTAAGTTTAAATAATTAATCAAGATCGGAAGTATGCTACTTACAGGGGTTGGTCTTGTTTGATCATCGATAAGTATCGTAACGGTTTTCTTTTCATTAACTAATTCTGATAGGCTCTTAGTTATCAGATGGTCCTCTAGTTGTTGTATAATAGCGTTATCTAGACCATGTATAATCGGAGGTTCCTTGGGGATCCCCAATTTTTGTAATGCCCAAGTTTTGGGTAAATCTAACTGGAGCCTTTTTCCCGCAGTATATATGAATGTGCTCATTATTGAGTCCTCAGCATTCTAAATAATACCCTCAATTTATTGAGAGAGCTAGTTAATGCAATCTCTAACATGACTCTTATAGACAATTTAGAGAATTTTCTTACGTCTCGTTTTTCAAAAAAAAATTCTGAAATATGGAGAATACTCTTTAAATTGAATAAACCGGACAATGCGGGTCACCAGAAAAGAAGTTTTTTCAGAGCAGCCTACTGTCCACTAATTGATCCTGACGATGTAGAACATGAACAGATCAGATAAGATGTATAGTTAGCTTCGTCAGGCATAGGCTACTCACTTTTCATTATTGTTAATGCCAAGATACTTTTAAGTCTTTTCAAATTTGAGTCCATTACAAACTCAAGTATTTAGGTAAGAATGATTTTCTTACTATTTTAGTATCCTTTAAACCATGACCTGTAGTTACACAAACAATTTTTTCGCTAGCGAAAGCTAATATTTATTGATTTTTCGGTCTGTTACGTATTTGCTTTGGTTAATTAACAAACATGCTAAGTGTACAATTACTTGAAAAAGCTCAATAGAAATCGACTTGTCTTTTGTATACTATCCTTCTCCCCGACTCAGTATTATCCTATAGGGATCTACTTCTTCTCTAAGTATCCGTAGCTCTTCACGAGTGGGTGGTTTATTTTGCCTAACTTTGTTTGGAATAATAACTTCGAAGCCTGTATTGGCAATGATATCTTCCACAGTAACACCAGGATTAAGAGCAAAAAGCCTCATTCTCTTAGACTTTTCTTCAAAATCAAAAGTTCCTTTTGTAGTAATAACCCTGTATGGACCCGTTCCCGGTGGTAGTCCAACTCTTTCTCTGGAGTCAGGACCATCAAGGTATCCTGGCGATGTAATATAATCGACCTTTTCAACGAATCTTCTCTTCTCATGGTTCATTATTATAATGGTTCTCCAGGCGAATGAAGCGAAGGGATTAGCACCCCCGCTCCCCGGAAATCTAACCTTGGGAGCATCATGGTCACCAATAACTGTTGAGTTTAAATTACCATAAGCATCAATTTGTGCTCCACCTAAGAAAGCATAGTCTGCGAAACCTGACTGGGCTATTTCAAAAGCCTCGGAACTATCGGCTGTTCTTAGGGCTCTCCAAGTTGTCCTCGAACACGCCACAGATAGTGGAAGCGTCGGTATCTGAGGCCCTATACCACCAACCTCAAAGATCGGTGTGATCTCTAGGTTTCTGGTCTTCTGTGCGAGTGATGTTACAAGCATTGGGATACCAGTTCCAACATAGATTATCTTCTTATCCTCAAGTTCCCTGCTTGCGATTACTGTCATCAATTCCATTTCATTGTATTCTTCACTCATATAGAATTGCCTCCTGGTTTAACTTTTAAAAACTCAAGATCTTCAAGAAACTTCAATCTCTTCTTCCCACCAATCTTCTCAAGATACTCTTCAAATGATTCTACACCAAAAATGTATTTTTCATAGTATTGCTTCAAATCTTCTCCGGTTGTATCTTCACATGCATTCCTATACTCGGTTAAATGTTCAATGTCCACATAGTACATGCCTGGCATGTTTCCAGGATGACATCCATACGGTGCTTCTACCACCGCATCAACATAGAAATATGGAACAAAAGTTCTGTCTGAATTCTTTCTAATATCTTCGGTATCTACTATCTTCTCAGTGCTTAAGATTACTCTCTTGGCCCCTC includes these proteins:
- a CDS encoding cyclase family protein, whose protein sequence is MVKIIDLSQEIYTGMPVFPGHLPTVVFPFHTHETTKGRVHGTKGELSYTTFGLLMCDHGPTHVDSIWHVTNKPEARKIDEIPLEKFFTPAICLDFSNKEPKGIISAKNIEDALKKSKLTVEKGDTVLLYTGHYEKTYPNPEYLTENAGLDRDSTVWLAEHGVVNIGIDSTTIDSTSNTCKKFFPAHEVCAEYDLMNTENLCNLGKIADKRFTFVGLPLKIRGGTGSPIRAIAVLNI
- a CDS encoding 3-oxoacid CoA-transferase, producing MSEEYNEMELMTVIASRELEDKKIIYVGTGIPMLVTSLAQKTRNLEITPIFEVGGIGPQIPTLPLSVACSRTTWRALRTADSSEAFEIAQSGFADYAFLGGAQIDAYGNLNSTVIGDHDAPKVRFPGSGGANPFASFAWRTIIIMNHEKRRFVEKVDYITSPGYLDGPDSRERVGLPPGTGPYRVITTKGTFDFEEKSKRMRLFALNPGVTVEDIIANTGFEVIIPNKVRQNKPPTREELRILREEVDPYRIILSRGEG
- the larA gene encoding nickel-dependent lactate racemase; this translates as MSTFIYTAGKRLQLDLPKTWALQKLGIPKEPPIIHGLDNAIIQQLEDHLITKSLSELVNEKKTVTILIDDQTRPTPVSSILPILINYLNLLNIPDESITIIMARGTHREPSEIEIKKKVGKLIYNRFDIKVHDPDDEKSMTYLGKTTRETPVWINSIVAKANVKIGIGTVVSHYFTGFSGGPKIVLPGVCSRETIAKNHFFSRDPNSKPGMLDGNPVWEDMLEVARMLKLDVKIDVVLNLKKEIVSISIGEVEAAQKRAVQFFEEHYGIQTSKLVDVTIASAYPLEADMIQSAKALIHASMITKDNGTIILAAECSDGEGPGFYEALCSRPKSEEIYNWILNGKTTPTGGPPAARVREQMLRKKIVLVTEGLPDSHIKKMGFEYETKIQDAISKIEENHQKMDVAVLPLGGATLPILNGVIKS
- a CDS encoding VOC family protein; this translates as MPKGMILEHIGMVVKNRDESLEFYTKVMGFKLLRKYETDKQRVAYLYLNDQLLELNELFSKDRPLGLSHLGFRVEDMNEAMDELKKHGVELIDGPIKFQPEIYATAKVTEEKLLRALKPTEKPYWLISMFRDSNGVTIELLER